The proteins below come from a single Desulfitobacterium metallireducens DSM 15288 genomic window:
- a CDS encoding glycosyltransferase codes for MESNKESNFISAVLYVHDNANQVSEFLPPLYRILNDNFKKFEIICVNDCSKDDSVKVIRDFADTAENAMISIVNMSLYQGIELSMNAGGDLSIGDFVYEFDSLCMDYDENAIMKVYFHSLKGFDIVSAAPKKIRNMTSKLFYQLYNRHSNSSYKLRSEAFRILSRRAINRVHSISKTIPYRKALYANCGLKMDTLLYQAKSLSSRTYSKSVSEKRRSVAGDSLILFTDVAYKISIILSVLLLAFTLASGIYTCVIFFGRQQPVAGWTTTMLLLSGGFSGVFLMQAIVIKYLSVLVDLVFKRQKYLIESINKISK; via the coding sequence ATGGAAAGTAACAAAGAAAGCAATTTTATTTCGGCAGTGCTTTATGTGCATGATAACGCAAATCAAGTTTCAGAGTTTTTGCCACCTTTATATAGAATTTTGAACGATAATTTTAAGAAATTCGAAATTATATGTGTAAATGACTGTTCCAAAGATGACAGTGTCAAGGTAATCCGTGACTTTGCTGATACGGCTGAAAATGCCATGATCAGCATTGTTAATATGAGCCTTTATCAAGGAATTGAACTCTCCATGAACGCAGGGGGTGACTTATCCATTGGCGATTTTGTGTATGAATTTGACTCGCTTTGCATGGATTATGACGAGAATGCCATTATGAAGGTGTATTTTCACTCCTTAAAGGGTTTTGATATTGTAAGTGCAGCACCGAAAAAAATTCGAAATATGACGTCTAAACTATTTTATCAATTGTATAATAGGCATTCAAATAGTTCGTATAAGCTACGTAGTGAAGCATTCCGTATATTGTCACGCCGTGCAATTAACAGGGTACATTCTATCAGTAAAACCATTCCTTATCGTAAGGCTCTATATGCAAACTGCGGCTTAAAGATGGATACGTTGCTTTATCAGGCGAAAAGTCTTTCAAGTCGTACTTATAGTAAGAGCGTGAGTGAAAAAAGAAGGAGTGTGGCAGGTGATAGTTTGATCTTATTTACAGATGTTGCTTATAAAATTTCCATTATACTCAGTGTGCTTCTTCTTGCGTTCACTCTCGCCTCTGGAATATATACTTGCGTTATTTTCTTCGGGCGGCAACAGCCGGTTGCGGGGTGGACAACTACTATGCTTCTGCTTTCCGGCGGTTTTTCTGGAGTCTTTCTCATGCAGGCAATTGTAATTAAATACCTTTCTGTGCTTGTGGATTTGGTCTTTAAACGTCAAAAATATCTAATTGAATCCATCAATAAGATTTCGAAGTGA
- a CDS encoding EamA family transporter, producing MKYMFYLIVMTLMGSVAAFCLKKASGSEGLMVLLKNRFLYYGGILYFLSALINIYLLRILPYSVVLPLTSITYIWTMAISYFALKEEISLRKISGVVLIALGVAFVAI from the coding sequence ATGAAATATATGTTTTATTTAATCGTCATGACGCTGATGGGCTCTGTGGCTGCCTTTTGCCTAAAAAAGGCCTCCGGCAGCGAGGGCCTCATGGTACTACTTAAAAATAGGTTCCTATACTATGGTGGAATTTTGTATTTTTTGTCCGCACTAATTAATATTTACTTATTGCGGATTTTACCTTATTCTGTGGTGTTGCCACTGACGTCAATTACCTATATCTGGACGATGGCGATTTCTTATTTCGCATTGAAAGAGGAGATTTCTTTGAGGAAAATCTCTGGTGTTGTATTGATTGCTTTGGGAGTTGCGTTTGTAGCGATATAG
- a CDS encoding EamA family transporter, translated as MIESFKKNKKGILLMLLSSLCVCFGQLFWKLSGEQGLAMLLVGFILYGLGALVMLIAYRFGSLSVLQPMLSMNYVLTVFIASAILGEQITFSKILGISIIIVGIILIGGGDGK; from the coding sequence ATGATAGAATCTTTTAAGAAAAATAAAAAGGGTATTCTTCTGATGCTCCTTTCCTCGCTATGCGTATGTTTTGGACAGCTTTTTTGGAAGCTGTCAGGGGAGCAGGGGTTGGCAATGCTCCTTGTGGGTTTCATTTTATACGGGCTAGGCGCACTCGTGATGCTAATAGCTTATCGATTTGGTAGTTTATCAGTTTTACAGCCTATGCTAAGTATGAATTATGTACTCACTGTTTTTATAGCATCTGCAATTCTCGGAGAGCAGATTACTTTCTCTAAGATACTAGGAATTAGCATTATTATTGTGGGTATTATCCTAATTGGAGGCGGTGATGGGAAATGA
- a CDS encoding glucose-6-phosphate isomerase, whose product MEERKKSLIQLDYTGMMRSEKNPKAISEKDLCSFQPQMHIARVALLQKRAQGELDFSALLLEMKGQAQQIQEYADYLSEHYENFVLLGIGGSALGPQAVHQALRPYYYNELSSEKRNHRPRFYVVDNIDPTRFKDLLESLNLEKTMFNVISKSGNTSETMAQFLIVRQMLKEVCKDQFNEHIVVTTDQEKGNLVTLSENEGYRRFVIPSGIGGRFSELTPVGLLPAAVCGINIFELLDGAIAMDKKIREQKDLFENPAQLRAALGCFSLKRGKAISVFMPYADGLKTMADWYAQLWAESLGKRYDRQEQEIWTGQTPIKALGVTDQHSQVQLYTEGPNDKIFTFVTVRIFDEEILIPKDDDLEQNIQFLGGHQLGDLLRAEHKATEYALSLAGRLHQNIILPELNAYTVGQLLLLLEWETAYMGELLNINAFDQPGVEEGKIGTYALMGRPGYEQRRSEIEESICKKYII is encoded by the coding sequence GTGGAGGAGAGAAAGAAAAGTCTTATCCAGTTAGACTATACGGGTATGATGAGAAGTGAAAAAAATCCAAAGGCTATTTCGGAGAAGGACCTATGTTCCTTTCAACCGCAAATGCATATCGCTCGTGTGGCCTTGCTTCAAAAAAGAGCCCAGGGTGAATTAGACTTTTCTGCCTTGCTATTAGAGATGAAAGGGCAGGCTCAGCAAATTCAAGAGTATGCAGATTATTTGTCAGAGCATTATGAGAACTTTGTTTTATTAGGAATTGGAGGGTCTGCTTTAGGCCCTCAGGCCGTGCATCAGGCGCTACGGCCGTATTACTATAACGAACTTTCTTCTGAAAAGCGAAATCATCGACCCCGTTTCTATGTCGTCGATAATATCGACCCAACCCGTTTTAAGGACTTGCTCGAAAGTTTAAATCTTGAGAAAACGATGTTTAATGTCATTAGTAAGTCGGGAAACACATCTGAGACGATGGCCCAGTTCCTCATTGTGCGTCAGATGCTTAAAGAGGTGTGTAAGGATCAATTTAATGAACATATTGTAGTGACCACAGATCAAGAGAAGGGCAATCTCGTTACTTTATCTGAAAATGAAGGATATCGTCGTTTTGTTATCCCTTCAGGGATTGGGGGGCGGTTCTCAGAATTAACTCCGGTGGGGTTACTTCCTGCAGCAGTATGTGGTATTAACATTTTTGAATTACTTGACGGTGCAATCGCTATGGATAAAAAGATTCGCGAACAAAAAGATCTCTTTGAAAATCCTGCACAGTTGAGAGCGGCATTAGGATGTTTTTCACTTAAACGGGGAAAAGCAATCTCTGTTTTTATGCCATATGCGGATGGACTGAAAACGATGGCCGATTGGTATGCGCAACTCTGGGCGGAAAGTCTAGGAAAACGCTATGATCGTCAAGAACAGGAAATTTGGACAGGTCAGACGCCGATTAAGGCATTAGGAGTTACAGATCAGCACTCTCAAGTGCAGCTTTATACAGAAGGCCCTAATGATAAGATTTTTACCTTTGTAACCGTTAGGATATTTGATGAGGAAATTTTAATCCCCAAGGATGATGATTTAGAGCAGAATATTCAATTCTTAGGGGGGCATCAGCTCGGAGATTTGTTGCGCGCAGAACATAAGGCAACAGAATACGCGCTATCATTAGCAGGTCGTCTTCATCAAAATATCATTCTCCCTGAGCTTAATGCTTACACTGTTGGACAACTCCTCTTACTACTAGAATGGGAAACGGCGTATATGGGTGAACTTTTAAATATAAACGCTTTTGACCAACCTGGTGTAGAAGAGGGCAAAATCGGTACATATGCTTTAATGGGTAGACCCGGGTATGAACAGAGACGATCAGAGATAGAAGAATCTATTTGTAAGAAATATATAATTTAG
- a CDS encoding FAD-dependent oxidoreductase: MLYDKIIIGAGLYGLYSALFCGKRGEKVIVLEIDDGPFRRATYINQARVHMGYHYPRSYSTAIKSAHYFERFCADYGFCIHSEFDQVYATSANFSWTNAEQFRKFCKDANIMCADIAPKKYFNDDICDGTFLTREYTYDAQVLKEYFLENIAKYSNIEIRYNAKIQNIEQKGTHYKVILEDGKILESDFILNSTYASVNQVSNLLGFEPLKIKYELCEIILCTVSDKLKNVGLTVMDGPFFSIMPFGKTGYHSLTSVTFTPHMTSFDSVPTFECQVKSGGFCSSTQLGNCNDCPAKPQSAWDYMSSLARKYIREEYGFSYITSLFSMKPILMASEIDDSRPTVIKEFTRNPIFISVLSGKINTVYDLDEVLKNGK; the protein is encoded by the coding sequence GTGCTATACGATAAAATCATCATTGGTGCTGGGCTGTACGGTCTGTATTCCGCACTATTCTGTGGAAAACGAGGAGAAAAGGTAATTGTCTTAGAAATAGACGATGGGCCTTTCAGGCGAGCAACATATATTAACCAGGCACGGGTACATATGGGGTATCATTATCCTCGCTCCTACTCTACTGCCATAAAATCAGCGCACTATTTTGAACGGTTTTGTGCAGATTATGGCTTTTGCATCCACTCGGAATTTGATCAGGTATACGCGACTTCAGCCAATTTCTCATGGACAAATGCGGAGCAGTTTCGCAAATTTTGCAAGGACGCGAACATAATGTGTGCAGATATTGCGCCGAAAAAGTACTTCAATGATGACATATGTGATGGTACTTTCCTTACTCGCGAATATACCTATGATGCACAAGTCTTAAAAGAATATTTCCTCGAAAATATTGCTAAATATTCCAATATCGAAATCCGCTATAATGCAAAAATACAAAATATAGAGCAAAAAGGTACTCATTACAAGGTAATTCTAGAGGATGGAAAAATTCTAGAAAGTGATTTTATTCTTAACTCCACCTACGCTTCAGTAAATCAGGTATCGAACTTGCTGGGCTTCGAGCCTCTTAAAATTAAATACGAGTTATGCGAAATTATTTTGTGTACTGTCAGCGATAAGTTGAAAAATGTGGGCCTGACGGTGATGGATGGTCCGTTTTTCTCAATTATGCCTTTTGGAAAAACTGGGTACCATTCTCTTACTTCAGTCACATTTACCCCACATATGACAAGCTTTGATAGCGTTCCTACCTTTGAGTGTCAGGTAAAAAGTGGTGGCTTCTGCTCGTCTACGCAACTCGGAAATTGCAACGACTGTCCGGCAAAGCCACAAAGTGCATGGGATTATATGTCCAGTCTCGCCCGTAAGTACATTAGGGAAGAGTATGGATTTTCATATATCACTTCGCTTTTTTCCATGAAGCCGATTCTAATGGCATCGGAGATAGATGATTCCAGACCAACGGTTATTAAGGAATTTACTAGAAATCCTATTTTTATTAGTGTGCTATCAGGCAAAATAAACACAGTATATGATTTAGATGAGGTACTTAAAAATGGAAAGTAA
- a CDS encoding DUF1003 domain-containing protein, giving the protein MDENQLKDYTKRIEMIIKEYENTIERQLDKQYLRSTKWSDRLADRIAAFGGSWKFIMLFSGFLALWIITNTVLVIGHFDPPPFILLNLVLSFIAAFQAPIIMMSQNRHAEHDKHESLIDFAINYKAEKEIDDIQQHLHRMEADIIKIKKLLENSSNPIHSR; this is encoded by the coding sequence ATGGACGAAAATCAACTCAAAGATTATACAAAACGTATTGAGATGATCATCAAAGAATATGAGAACACTATAGAACGACAACTTGATAAGCAATACCTCAGAAGTACTAAGTGGTCAGATCGTCTGGCTGATCGGATAGCAGCTTTTGGCGGCAGTTGGAAATTCATCATGCTGTTTAGTGGTTTTCTCGCCTTATGGATAATAACTAATACGGTTTTAGTTATAGGCCATTTCGATCCACCGCCGTTCATTCTATTAAATCTTGTCCTATCATTTATTGCTGCCTTCCAGGCACCGATCATTATGATGAGCCAAAATCGACATGCAGAACATGACAAACATGAATCATTGATTGACTTTGCGATAAACTATAAGGCTGAAAAGGAAATTGATGACATACAACAACATTTACATAGAATGGAAGCGGATATAATAAAAATTAAGAAACTGTTAGAAAACTCGAGTAACCCGATCCATTCCAGATAA
- a CDS encoding sugar phosphate isomerase/epimerase family protein: MNIAISNIAWLAEHDNQMYSYLQNAGFIGLEIAPTRIFPQLPYEKIIYAKKFANQLKADYGLSIPSMQSIWFGKSERIFGSTEERNILIDYTKKAIDFAEEIGCNNLVFGCPKNRIYETDNDINIATSFFRELGEYAKTHHTIFSMEPNPVLYGTNFINSTQEAFDFVKVVKCDGFKVNVDSGTILYNEESLHSVEDNIQLVNHIHISEPNLEVIKKRELHTQLAEILRKKDYQGFVSIEMRTQNNLDTILNVMQYIKEVFV, encoded by the coding sequence ATGAACATAGCTATATCTAATATTGCATGGTTGGCAGAACATGATAATCAAATGTATTCCTATCTGCAAAATGCAGGTTTTATAGGCCTTGAAATTGCACCTACACGTATTTTCCCCCAATTACCCTATGAAAAGATCATTTATGCAAAAAAGTTCGCAAATCAGTTAAAGGCAGACTATGGCCTTTCCATTCCTTCTATGCAGTCAATCTGGTTTGGAAAAAGTGAAAGAATTTTTGGCAGTACAGAGGAACGCAACATATTAATTGATTATACCAAAAAAGCGATTGACTTTGCGGAAGAAATTGGGTGTAATAATTTGGTGTTCGGTTGTCCTAAAAATAGAATTTATGAGACAGATAATGATATAAACATTGCGACTTCTTTCTTTAGGGAGCTTGGAGAATATGCGAAGACCCATCATACTATATTCTCGATGGAGCCAAACCCTGTGTTATATGGCACTAATTTTATCAATTCTACTCAGGAAGCTTTTGATTTTGTGAAAGTAGTGAAATGTGACGGATTCAAGGTTAATGTGGATTCGGGCACAATTCTTTATAATGAGGAAAGCTTGCACTCGGTTGAAGATAATATTCAATTGGTCAATCATATTCATATTAGTGAACCTAATTTGGAAGTTATTAAGAAGAGAGAATTGCATACTCAATTAGCAGAAATATTAAGGAAGAAGGATTATCAGGGCTTTGTATCTATTGAAATGAGAACGCAGAATAATTTAGATACGATATTAAATGTTATGCAATATATAAAAGAGGTGTTTGTGTGA
- a CDS encoding glycosyltransferase family 2 protein, which translates to MIYEEIPGVPKFECEEYAPKRTKYCICIPIINEGNRIWDELQRAQRYQIDKASDIIICDGGSTDGCTESEQLKVLGVNTLLVKRDKGKQGAQLRMGMWWALQRGYDGIVTIDGNNKDSIEDIPRFLEKLEQGYDFIQGSRYIKGGHAVNTPIIRHLSVRLIHAPLISLTAKYHFTDTTNAFRAHSRKYLEHPEVQPFRDIFMTYELLAYLSVRATQLGLKVCELPVTRAYPKTGKTPTKISFLKGNSELMSILLKNLRGEYKPKC; encoded by the coding sequence GTGATTTATGAGGAAATACCCGGTGTTCCAAAATTTGAATGTGAAGAATATGCACCAAAAAGAACAAAATACTGCATATGTATTCCAATTATTAATGAGGGAAACCGCATATGGGATGAGTTACAGCGTGCACAACGGTATCAGATAGATAAAGCCTCGGACATTATTATTTGTGATGGTGGTTCGACTGACGGGTGTACAGAAAGTGAACAATTAAAAGTATTAGGGGTAAACACCTTACTCGTAAAGCGCGACAAGGGCAAACAGGGTGCACAGCTGCGTATGGGGATGTGGTGGGCACTCCAACGCGGTTATGACGGCATTGTAACCATTGACGGCAACAACAAGGATAGTATCGAAGACATTCCGAGGTTTCTTGAAAAGTTAGAACAAGGGTATGACTTTATTCAGGGTTCACGGTATATTAAGGGCGGGCACGCTGTGAATACTCCTATTATCCGTCATTTGTCCGTGCGTCTAATACACGCGCCTTTGATTTCTCTGACAGCAAAATATCATTTTACAGATACGACGAACGCCTTTCGCGCACATTCTAGAAAATATCTGGAGCACCCTGAAGTGCAGCCTTTTCGGGATATTTTTATGACCTATGAACTACTTGCATATCTCTCCGTTAGAGCAACGCAACTGGGCTTGAAAGTCTGTGAGTTGCCTGTGACTAGAGCCTATCCTAAAACAGGGAAAACACCTACAAAAATCAGTTTTCTAAAAGGAAATAGTGAGCTTATGAGTATTTTGCTGAAAAATCTAAGGGGAGAGTATAAGCCTAAATGTTAA